One Pyrofollis japonicus DNA window includes the following coding sequences:
- a CDS encoding RIO1 family regulatory kinase/ATPase domain-containing protein, translated as MVLIALTYKKLVDRDFKVLAVIEREMSRYEYVPVEVIERRVRMPSTHVAMVLQKLNSLKLVRRRIGEYVGYRLTYLGLDMLALRSLVERGLLSALGDKLGVGKESDVYSGLTPAGERVIVKFHRVGRTSFQRVVRVRHYAASKPYSSWFELAKVAGQREFRVLEELYKVGALVPKPIGYSRHVVVTEYIEGVELYLYENPVNPESMLYKILETLRKAYLDVGVVHGDLSEYNVLVAIVDEEELPYIIDWPQYVEREHPAAEQLLRRDVEYITRFFRKKYRVQVDAEKALRYIRGEAEELL; from the coding sequence TTGGTGTTAATAGCGCTTACGTATAAAAAGCTTGTAGATAGAGATTTCAAGGTATTGGCAGTCATAGAGCGGGAAATGAGCAGATACGAGTACGTGCCAGTTGAGGTTATTGAGAGAAGGGTTAGGATGCCGTCAACCCACGTGGCAATGGTTTTACAGAAACTTAACTCGCTGAAACTAGTCCGGCGAAGGATAGGAGAATACGTAGGATACAGATTGACTTATCTCGGCCTTGACATGCTCGCTTTGCGCTCGCTTGTCGAGAGAGGCCTTCTCAGTGCTTTGGGGGATAAGCTAGGCGTTGGTAAGGAGAGCGATGTTTACTCGGGGCTCACACCTGCCGGCGAAAGGGTTATTGTCAAGTTTCATAGGGTTGGTAGGACGAGTTTTCAACGCGTCGTAAGAGTTAGGCACTACGCTGCATCAAAGCCTTACTCGTCTTGGTTCGAGCTAGCAAAGGTTGCCGGTCAGAGAGAGTTCAGAGTACTTGAGGAGCTCTACAAGGTAGGTGCACTGGTTCCAAAACCGATTGGTTATAGTAGGCATGTCGTGGTAACCGAGTACATCGAAGGAGTTGAGCTATACCTTTACGAGAACCCCGTGAACCCGGAGTCAATGCTCTACAAGATTCTTGAAACACTGAGAAAGGCTTATCTAGACGTAGGCGTCGTTCATGGAGACCTTAGCGAGTATAATGTTCTTGTAGCTATAGTTGACGAGGAAGAACTACCATACATAATTGATTGGCCACAGTATGTTGAGAGGGAACACCCTGCTGCAGAGCAGCTACTACGCCGCGATGTCGAGTACATAACTCGCTTCTTTAGGAAGAAGTATCGCGTCCAAGTCGACGCAGAGAAGGCTCTTCGCTATATAAGGGGCGAGGCAGAGGAACTGCTATAG
- a CDS encoding metallophosphoesterase family protein produces MRAKALYSILIMVLIAAPLLSGIAIAENTKGKIVEITIPKPELKAELAHGKILYPRLATPVFITSGGSFYLQLAEGVEPAKVFIDNGYGAFIECEFKQKSQNLYVVKVPGNAPKGLYDLIVVSKDNIAIGEPHAVYIGSPSDFEKLVIVHVTDRHFGVINSNGREAANYDLAADLVTLGLGNNTIIIDTGDTADTAKVGEYTESIETDYLVDKPLINIPGNHDHVGASRNFVVFRGPFNFTLSIYGLYRVVGIDSGGDGYIDKAQATWAYNVLTTSNEPIKIVLFHHPHFTHVFDNIPHSFKAATWQDLVNILLSKKPNSNYLYVYSSWVEGNKEAFELLTKAIFEAKSKATLVLSGHVHLDSYADVTKPDGTKIYYVVTTATGGSVRPGDYHGFRVIEVKAANGEVRILGDSAQPWSRHASFNLEKVDTALVKTSKAVTTILEITDPNIAALMKKTVVAVPIPMEWAGKTAKLYLQGLDNYDIRCTPLGCVLYAYTNTAPKLGEKYQATVFIAEDKQPPTIKLVKMRPKTPRIGRQVVLEFKVSDDAWGVESITAELSYDGKTLKITPAYSYGYVRIVVPPLKGVNEAKLTITVADASGKETTKTIEIKYRAQETTTVTPATKTTTTTTTTAQQVSTTTPKTTTTKTTTSTTTTTKPKTTATTPSETKPATTTSTVSPRQTKEEVTTTTGSNNAPIVVATIIVIAIVAFAIIVARKRS; encoded by the coding sequence GTGCGTGCAAAGGCACTATACTCTATTCTAATAATGGTCCTTATTGCTGCCCCGCTATTATCCGGCATTGCTATAGCGGAGAACACTAAAGGGAAGATAGTTGAGATAACTATACCTAAGCCAGAGCTTAAAGCAGAGCTAGCACACGGAAAAATACTGTATCCTAGACTTGCTACCCCGGTGTTCATTACTTCAGGGGGAAGTTTCTACTTACAGCTCGCCGAAGGCGTTGAGCCGGCAAAGGTCTTTATAGACAATGGTTATGGAGCTTTTATAGAGTGCGAGTTCAAGCAAAAAAGCCAGAACTTGTATGTGGTAAAAGTTCCAGGCAATGCCCCTAAGGGGTTATACGACCTAATAGTGGTAAGCAAAGACAACATTGCTATCGGTGAGCCTCACGCAGTTTACATAGGAAGCCCATCTGATTTCGAAAAACTAGTAATAGTACACGTGACTGACCGTCACTTCGGCGTGATAAACTCTAATGGCAGAGAGGCTGCCAACTATGATCTAGCAGCAGATCTAGTGACGCTTGGACTCGGAAATAATACCATAATAATTGATACAGGGGACACGGCTGACACAGCTAAGGTCGGAGAATATACTGAGAGCATTGAGACTGACTACCTTGTTGATAAACCGCTAATAAACATACCCGGTAACCACGACCATGTTGGTGCTTCTCGTAACTTCGTTGTCTTCAGAGGACCGTTTAACTTTACGCTCAGCATATACGGGCTTTACCGGGTAGTGGGAATCGATAGCGGTGGCGATGGGTACATAGACAAGGCACAAGCCACGTGGGCCTACAATGTGCTGACAACGAGCAATGAGCCAATAAAGATAGTCCTATTCCACCATCCACACTTTACGCACGTGTTTGACAACATACCTCATAGCTTCAAGGCAGCAACATGGCAGGACCTGGTAAACATACTACTCTCCAAGAAGCCTAACAGCAACTACCTCTACGTATACAGCAGTTGGGTTGAGGGTAACAAAGAAGCCTTTGAGCTCCTAACAAAGGCGATATTCGAGGCAAAGAGCAAGGCAACCCTCGTGCTCTCAGGCCACGTGCATCTAGACTCGTACGCGGACGTAACAAAGCCCGATGGAACCAAGATATACTACGTAGTGACAACTGCCACGGGTGGCAGCGTAAGACCCGGCGACTACCATGGCTTCCGCGTAATAGAGGTAAAAGCGGCTAATGGTGAAGTAAGAATACTTGGTGATAGTGCCCAGCCTTGGAGTAGGCATGCGAGCTTTAACCTAGAGAAAGTCGATACCGCACTAGTGAAAACAAGCAAAGCAGTAACTACCATACTGGAGATAACTGATCCCAACATAGCCGCATTGATGAAGAAAACGGTTGTCGCAGTACCAATACCGATGGAATGGGCAGGAAAGACTGCCAAGCTATATCTACAAGGCCTTGACAACTACGATATACGTTGTACGCCACTGGGCTGCGTCCTATACGCATACACCAACACTGCTCCGAAGCTTGGAGAAAAATACCAGGCAACTGTCTTCATAGCAGAAGACAAGCAGCCGCCAACAATAAAGCTGGTTAAGATGAGGCCGAAAACTCCGAGAATAGGTAGACAAGTTGTACTAGAGTTTAAGGTATCCGATGACGCGTGGGGCGTTGAAAGTATCACTGCAGAGCTAAGCTATGACGGAAAGACGCTCAAAATAACACCAGCATACTCGTACGGATATGTACGCATCGTAGTCCCGCCCCTAAAGGGAGTCAACGAGGCTAAGCTAACAATAACCGTAGCAGACGCCTCCGGAAAAGAGACAACGAAGACTATCGAGATAAAGTACCGTGCACAAGAGACTACAACAGTAACGCCGGCAACAAAAACTACGACAACCACGACAACAACAGCCCAGCAAGTATCAACTACAACACCGAAGACCACCACTACAAAGACTACAACATCAACGACCACGACTACAAAGCCAAAAACCACAGCCACAACGCCTTCAGAAACAAAGCCAGCCACAACCACGAGTACTGTAAGCCCCCGTCAGACCAAGGAAGAGGTAACTACTACAACAGGATCAAATAATGCACCAATAGTGGTTGCAACTATTATAGTTATAGCGATCGTGGCCTTCGCTATAATAGTTGCGAGAAAGCGGAGCTAA
- a CDS encoding tropomyosin, whose protein sequence is MRTKILTLSAPLVLLLVALFAPAVHAARTELPTIAIDLAHGQQVNGVCAMMSVMPDAYWVIIVPDKASIEQLDNCIKTRAYAILTGGLTALTKSEISIDGLIIGQPVTPLSEDEKKAVLDWLKGDGSMLWCATDSDYPAQGGNQELAQHICNDLLDYLAENGIPVHLRSDYVSVEDPVSNTGRSYRVVGLVKPPAKYNADLIALGAEKVLMHGPGAVMWVDENGDCHKIVDPATGKIASGTPDTIVPIVVTTKNGNIVEHQPRNPGEPGEFGCAHQVGEQGVFVMLAAELVKVGKSTKTIIVSGESPYYGYQSMLTFKYHGVMLDGPRFFRNLVLWSLGYLGELKALKQVEEVAAKQAEQAVAQQVGTIKSEVENVVNNKVATLEQKVSSLEQKVTSVDNNVNSLVKKVNDIDNQVKSLAEKVKEIENVKSIANSANNKASSAYWYGIGGLVLAIIALIAAGLAMSKK, encoded by the coding sequence ATGAGAACAAAGATACTCACTCTATCCGCTCCTCTCGTCCTATTGCTTGTCGCGCTATTTGCACCAGCAGTGCATGCCGCTAGAACAGAGTTACCAACAATCGCGATTGACCTCGCCCACGGTCAACAAGTTAATGGCGTCTGCGCAATGATGTCTGTCATGCCTGACGCCTACTGGGTAATCATAGTGCCAGATAAGGCGTCGATAGAGCAGCTAGACAATTGCATCAAGACCAGGGCCTACGCTATCCTTACTGGAGGCCTAACCGCATTAACCAAGAGCGAGATATCTATTGACGGCCTCATCATAGGCCAACCAGTCACCCCTCTGAGCGAAGACGAAAAGAAAGCAGTACTTGACTGGCTAAAAGGCGACGGCTCAATGCTATGGTGCGCAACAGACAGCGACTATCCAGCACAGGGTGGAAACCAGGAACTTGCCCAGCACATCTGTAACGATCTCCTAGACTATCTCGCAGAGAACGGTATACCAGTACATCTCCGCAGCGACTACGTGAGCGTTGAGGACCCGGTAAGCAACACTGGACGCTCCTACCGTGTAGTAGGCCTCGTAAAGCCGCCTGCAAAGTACAATGCAGACCTAATAGCACTTGGCGCAGAAAAGGTGCTAATGCATGGCCCCGGCGCGGTAATGTGGGTTGACGAGAACGGCGACTGCCACAAGATAGTTGACCCTGCCACGGGCAAAATAGCCAGCGGCACTCCCGACACAATAGTACCGATCGTTGTCACCACGAAGAATGGCAACATTGTCGAGCACCAGCCACGTAACCCGGGTGAGCCGGGCGAGTTCGGCTGTGCCCACCAGGTAGGCGAGCAAGGAGTATTCGTAATGCTTGCAGCTGAACTCGTAAAAGTAGGGAAGTCTACTAAGACGATCATAGTTAGCGGCGAATCGCCCTACTACGGATACCAGTCAATGCTGACATTCAAGTATCACGGCGTAATGCTTGATGGCCCGAGATTCTTCAGGAACCTCGTACTATGGTCCCTAGGATACCTTGGCGAGCTTAAAGCTCTAAAGCAGGTAGAAGAGGTGGCGGCAAAGCAAGCAGAACAAGCTGTAGCACAACAAGTAGGCACAATTAAGTCGGAAGTAGAGAATGTTGTAAACAACAAAGTAGCAACACTTGAGCAGAAGGTAAGCAGCCTTGAGCAGAAAGTAACGAGTGTTGATAATAATGTAAACAGCCTTGTAAAGAAGGTCAACGATATTGATAACCAGGTGAAATCCTTAGCCGAGAAAGTCAAGGAGATAGAGAATGTGAAGAGCATAGCAAATAGTGCGAACAATAAAGCCTCCTCAGCGTACTGGTATGGCATTGGTGGGCTTGTTCTCGCAATAATAGCACTAATAGCAGCCGGGCTAGCAATGTCAAAGAAGTAA
- a CDS encoding ABC transporter substrate-binding protein, whose product MASRSVIVWTTIAVIVIAIIAGVLIASHRGGAPQTTTATTSTPTPTPTQPATTTSPAAPPATTTSSPTTTPKTTTTTTPQTTTTTKQACKTWITLKVLTRHPADIQKKARDMFLKSDLAKKYCIKDVRFLALPAGFWPEAIKRQSIDVAWSGGPTLFDTLFMDGLLRPLQTKLALDAAAQVPDTIGGTMPLKRIKDGKIYWVSAAIASFGFTVNKDVAKKLGFDLSKLKTWRDLASDDLGLILVKTGQPALAIANPLQSTSNTRMYEIILQAYGWEEGWKVLTLMAANAKVEPGSAIVRDDVINGIVMVGITIDFYGYTAHLLNPACYYVMPQGETIVNGDPIAVTISTKHPEAAEAFVAWVLTQGQVIWLDPSINRLPANPKVFETPEGKKRPDLKQAYEQALHAKAMNFNDTLALMTEYPMQLYFVATLVDMHDLLQQAWVELLKAYYIDHSIDKATFEKLKAKLTDLVEFKDPVTGKMTKFTLQEAIRINEELKKNMNLKEAYMNAWREAARQKYLEVLKALGKG is encoded by the coding sequence ATGGCCTCGCGCAGTGTTATAGTTTGGACAACCATAGCGGTCATAGTAATAGCTATAATAGCTGGTGTATTGATTGCATCGCATCGCGGCGGTGCGCCACAAACAACAACAGCAACAACGTCCACGCCTACGCCCACCCCAACCCAACCAGCAACAACTACGAGCCCTGCCGCACCACCAGCTACTACGACTTCAAGCCCAACAACAACGCCTAAAACTACCACAACAACTACGCCACAAACAACTACCACAACAAAGCAGGCGTGCAAAACCTGGATAACGCTAAAGGTGCTGACGCGTCACCCTGCCGACATACAGAAGAAAGCCAGGGATATGTTCCTAAAATCTGATCTCGCTAAGAAGTATTGCATAAAGGATGTACGCTTCCTTGCGCTGCCTGCCGGCTTCTGGCCTGAGGCGATAAAGAGGCAGAGCATTGACGTTGCCTGGAGCGGTGGACCAACGCTCTTCGACACGCTGTTCATGGATGGTCTTCTTAGGCCACTTCAGACAAAGCTGGCCCTTGACGCTGCTGCACAAGTACCAGACACGATAGGAGGAACAATGCCTCTCAAGAGGATAAAGGATGGCAAGATATACTGGGTCTCTGCAGCTATAGCCAGCTTCGGCTTCACGGTCAACAAGGATGTGGCTAAGAAGCTTGGCTTCGATCTCTCGAAGCTAAAGACGTGGCGTGACCTAGCGAGTGACGACCTAGGCCTAATACTCGTCAAGACAGGTCAGCCAGCGCTAGCGATAGCGAACCCGTTGCAGAGCACTAGCAACACTAGGATGTATGAAATAATACTGCAGGCCTATGGCTGGGAGGAGGGATGGAAAGTACTGACACTGATGGCTGCTAATGCCAAGGTTGAACCGGGCAGTGCAATTGTCCGCGACGACGTGATAAACGGCATAGTGATGGTTGGTATAACTATAGACTTCTACGGCTATACTGCTCATCTGCTCAACCCGGCCTGCTACTATGTTATGCCGCAGGGCGAAACAATTGTGAACGGCGACCCAATAGCAGTAACCATCTCAACAAAGCACCCGGAGGCTGCAGAGGCTTTCGTTGCATGGGTACTAACCCAGGGACAAGTCATATGGCTTGACCCAAGCATTAACAGGCTGCCTGCAAACCCGAAGGTCTTCGAGACACCCGAGGGCAAGAAGCGGCCCGACCTAAAACAAGCTTATGAGCAAGCACTTCACGCTAAGGCGATGAACTTCAACGACACTCTCGCCCTTATGACCGAGTACCCGATGCAGCTATACTTTGTGGCAACACTGGTAGATATGCACGACCTCCTGCAGCAGGCTTGGGTTGAACTCCTAAAGGCGTACTATATCGATCACAGCATTGATAAGGCTACATTCGAGAAGCTAAAGGCAAAGCTTACCGACCTCGTAGAGTTCAAGGATCCTGTAACCGGGAAGATGACGAAGTTCACGCTACAAGAGGCTATAAGGATAAACGAAGAACTTAAAAAGAATATGAACCTTAAGGAAGCATACATGAATGCCTGGAGAGAAGCAGCGCGCCAGAAATACCTGGAGGTTCTGAAGGCGCTTGGAAAGGGCTAG
- a CDS encoding ABC transporter permease: protein MERASAYQRRSLIQRLYPRAKTDLEIFLLLYIPLLVITLAFIVPLLTIIPEAGKADYKGILSNVYYLEFDKYSVNRFITVNRLPGELRITINGFDFGVIGNSIINAAIVTIIAAVLGSTLALLIGIYRFRGRRVFAALAYIPLLIAPFVNAYIVKVVFAPSLSPQGNTLSFIINSLFEPLIGKKLIIAFDKQAGIALAQILMFYPIVYINTLAALGAVDATLIEQALNLGARGLRLVRRIVFPLIVPGILAGSTLVFILSLEDVGAPLVFNYEKMISYQVYQFFQSAGVGDKATIAALSLILLTAAAIPLVFIRRYLSLRYYARLARGAPRPFQGIRLGRLGYLVAYLVFLPIIIAAATPQIGVILLSLSKRWTGPLPDILPIGKLFTNYQAIITDPGLQRAITNSLSYLGEAIVFVALLGFATGYAIARARLPGAGLLDILASLPLAVPGLVVAFSYFVFFSTYSLGGFFDPLINPGHVLVLAYIIRKMPFTVRSVFTAVIQTPEELEEAARSLGARRAKVIQRIVLPLVWHGIIAGLLLSSIYILSEVSVSVTIGALKGGPIANPSTHAAPITYAIAEIFTLPSVTGGTQPQARAAAMASLLMITEIAVIAIASRLTRRGQALITL from the coding sequence TTGGAAAGGGCTAGCGCTTATCAACGTCGCTCTCTTATACAAAGGCTCTATCCACGCGCTAAAACAGACCTAGAGATATTTTTACTCCTCTATATTCCTCTTTTGGTAATAACTCTTGCATTCATAGTGCCGCTTCTTACTATTATACCGGAGGCCGGCAAGGCTGATTACAAAGGCATACTTAGCAACGTCTACTACTTGGAGTTCGATAAATACAGTGTAAACAGGTTTATAACTGTAAATAGGCTTCCAGGGGAACTCCGAATAACCATAAATGGCTTCGATTTTGGTGTAATAGGGAACTCAATAATAAACGCAGCAATCGTCACAATAATTGCTGCAGTGCTCGGCTCAACGCTAGCGCTACTAATAGGTATATATCGGTTCAGAGGGCGCCGCGTCTTTGCTGCACTAGCATATATACCGCTCCTCATAGCGCCCTTCGTTAATGCCTATATAGTGAAGGTAGTCTTCGCGCCGAGCCTTAGCCCTCAAGGAAACACTCTATCATTTATAATAAACAGCTTATTCGAGCCCCTTATAGGCAAAAAGCTAATTATTGCTTTCGATAAACAAGCTGGCATAGCTCTGGCACAGATACTCATGTTCTACCCAATAGTCTATATAAATACATTGGCCGCCCTAGGAGCAGTTGATGCAACACTTATTGAGCAGGCACTAAACCTTGGTGCGCGCGGTCTTCGATTAGTCAGACGCATCGTCTTCCCTCTAATAGTTCCAGGAATCCTTGCCGGCTCGACTCTAGTGTTTATCCTAAGCCTGGAAGACGTTGGTGCACCCCTAGTGTTTAACTATGAGAAAATGATATCTTATCAAGTATATCAGTTCTTCCAGTCAGCAGGTGTCGGTGATAAGGCAACTATAGCGGCCCTGAGCCTAATCCTGCTTACAGCAGCTGCTATTCCACTAGTGTTTATCCGGAGATATCTGAGCCTAAGGTATTATGCGCGTCTCGCAAGAGGCGCTCCTCGGCCATTCCAAGGGATACGGTTAGGGCGCCTTGGATACCTCGTTGCGTATCTTGTCTTTCTTCCAATCATTATAGCTGCCGCGACACCGCAAATAGGTGTAATTCTGCTATCTCTCAGTAAGCGATGGACTGGCCCGCTGCCAGACATCTTGCCTATTGGCAAGCTTTTTACAAACTATCAAGCAATTATCACGGATCCGGGATTGCAGCGAGCCATAACGAATAGTTTATCCTACCTCGGCGAGGCAATAGTGTTTGTGGCGCTACTGGGCTTTGCCACTGGCTACGCTATTGCACGAGCCCGTTTACCGGGTGCAGGCCTGCTGGACATACTAGCCTCGCTTCCCCTCGCGGTGCCGGGTCTTGTTGTGGCATTCAGCTACTTCGTCTTCTTCTCAACATATAGTCTTGGAGGCTTCTTTGATCCCTTGATTAATCCCGGTCACGTGCTCGTCTTAGCCTATATAATTCGTAAAATGCCGTTTACTGTGAGATCAGTGTTCACAGCGGTTATTCAGACCCCTGAGGAATTAGAGGAAGCTGCTAGGAGTCTCGGCGCTAGACGAGCGAAGGTCATTCAGCGGATAGTATTACCATTGGTGTGGCACGGTATAATTGCGGGTCTCTTGTTGAGTAGCATCTATATCCTAAGCGAGGTCAGTGTCAGTGTAACTATTGGTGCCTTAAAAGGAGGTCCAATAGCTAATCCGAGCACACATGCAGCGCCAATAACCTATGCCATAGCAGAGATATTTACGCTGCCAAGCGTTACTGGCGGTACGCAGCCACAGGCAAGGGCAGCGGCAATGGCCTCTCTCCTCATGATTACAGAGATAGCGGTGATTGCTATAGCCTCGCGCTTAACCAGGAGGGGACAAGCCCTCATAACTCTCTAA
- a CDS encoding ABC transporter ATP-binding protein, whose amino-acid sequence MGFIDVENVVKTFGKTVALRGVSLSIEKGELFAILGPSGCGKTTLLRIIAGFEVPDSGRVLLEGRDVTNLPPDKRGTVMVFQNWALWPHMTVYENIAFGLRLRKLSKEEIDRRVKWALELLGLKGMENRYPGQLSGGQQQRVALARALVVEPRVLLLDEPLSNLDAKLRLRLRGELRKLQRELGITMVYVTHDQEEAMSLADRIAVMRNGIVEEIGTPEQLYSNPSRLFTAVFLGRTTLVLGKVAEIADNIAKVVIGNAEINAINHGLGKGDSAAVVIKAEGATTRKPSNIQDYVVIKGTVSVSMYIGSFIEIRVSIPGLKHDILLDLPSDEKQPETGSTIEVYVPLRNIHAYPAEEEIVKEATEQA is encoded by the coding sequence ATGGGGTTCATAGATGTAGAGAACGTTGTTAAAACGTTTGGAAAAACCGTTGCTCTCCGAGGCGTAAGCCTATCCATAGAAAAAGGTGAGCTATTCGCGATACTCGGGCCAAGCGGGTGCGGAAAAACCACGCTTCTAAGGATTATCGCGGGGTTCGAGGTACCGGATTCTGGTCGTGTACTTCTTGAAGGCCGTGACGTGACTAATCTTCCTCCAGATAAGCGCGGTACAGTGATGGTGTTCCAAAATTGGGCCTTGTGGCCCCACATGACAGTTTATGAGAACATTGCTTTCGGGTTAAGGCTTCGTAAGCTCTCCAAAGAAGAGATAGATCGCAGAGTAAAGTGGGCACTAGAGCTCCTAGGCCTAAAAGGCATGGAGAATCGTTACCCTGGACAGCTTAGCGGCGGTCAGCAGCAAAGAGTGGCGCTGGCAAGGGCGCTCGTAGTAGAGCCGAGAGTCCTCTTACTCGACGAGCCATTAAGCAACCTTGACGCCAAGCTGCGTCTCCGACTCCGAGGAGAGCTTAGGAAGCTGCAAAGAGAACTCGGCATAACAATGGTCTATGTTACGCATGACCAGGAGGAGGCAATGAGCCTTGCGGACCGCATAGCTGTCATGCGTAATGGTATTGTGGAGGAGATAGGGACACCCGAACAGCTATACAGTAACCCCTCAAGACTGTTCACGGCAGTATTCCTTGGAAGAACAACGCTTGTACTCGGAAAGGTTGCCGAAATTGCAGACAACATTGCAAAGGTTGTTATAGGTAATGCCGAGATTAACGCCATAAACCATGGGCTCGGGAAAGGCGACAGCGCTGCAGTGGTGATCAAGGCTGAGGGTGCAACTACTAGAAAGCCGAGCAATATACAGGACTACGTGGTTATAAAGGGAACAGTGTCTGTTTCAATGTACATAGGCTCGTTCATAGAGATCCGCGTCTCAATTCCAGGGCTGAAGCACGATATATTGCTCGACCTGCCGAGTGACGAGAAACAGCCCGAGACCGGCTCAACGATCGAGGTCTATGTACCCTTAAGAAACATACATGCGTACCCAGCGGAGGAAGAAATTGTTAAAGAAGCAACAGAGCAGGCCTAG
- a CDS encoding ATP-dependent DNA helicase yields MPHAFPYDAPRRGQLEVAETIAKAVREGSIAAIRAPTGFGKTAATIKGLLDADVDRVLYVVRTRNEIRPVVRELRHFGIKEYVFLYSARRMCPLLEGEELGVEDFWNSCRLLRLRGECPFYASLAETSEDEVANIVNSSDRPGEVVAELAKRGLCPFFALKMLLSSSKFIVATYPYLFRQDIFETTFEPLSLGDFVVVIDEAHSLINIQSLLETRASIRDIENAIREIEEYELPEELGEKLRELIDLLAGIRASNRLKRLDKDKLRDILEEPVIWRDAAEEVRAEKIRERLESGAPISLRVYLSRIAELTASVWKEDTGAYVTASNGHIIIKVLPVDPCSIVGDIVENARAAVLLSGTLPDREALAELLCIRKNIRYLDVEREFGPVFPLEYLGVIVTAELTSRYRMRTMDMYRLYADYIVSTFKYIRKSLLAIYPSYEFMSNVVEAIKPRLEDDSQIIIEEQDTRIELVEEKVRARKHVLINGVAGGKLSEGVEILSDKGESLISTVFIAGVPYPQPDDYVEDQIRALSDRIVIRRAKTLFYEVTAAIRTLQAIGRARRGPGDAALIVLGDYRFMRQPLRKHLGILGTRYRVAGGLEEYKALVADAAKALDL; encoded by the coding sequence TTGCCACATGCCTTCCCTTACGATGCTCCGCGGCGTGGCCAGCTCGAAGTAGCCGAGACCATAGCCAAAGCGGTAAGAGAAGGCAGTATAGCGGCTATTAGAGCGCCCACGGGCTTCGGCAAGACAGCTGCAACGATAAAGGGGTTGCTGGATGCTGATGTGGACCGGGTACTCTATGTTGTACGCACTCGTAACGAGATACGGCCTGTCGTTAGAGAGCTGAGACACTTCGGGATAAAGGAGTACGTATTCCTCTACAGTGCTAGAAGGATGTGTCCTCTCCTTGAAGGCGAGGAACTCGGCGTTGAGGACTTCTGGAACAGCTGTAGGCTGCTAAGGCTTCGAGGAGAGTGTCCATTCTATGCCTCGCTCGCGGAAACAAGCGAGGACGAAGTCGCAAATATTGTTAACTCTAGCGATAGGCCTGGCGAGGTAGTCGCTGAGCTCGCGAAGAGAGGTCTTTGTCCCTTCTTCGCGCTGAAAATGTTACTGTCATCCTCCAAGTTCATAGTCGCAACTTATCCTTACTTGTTTCGCCAAGATATTTTTGAGACGACTTTCGAGCCGCTGAGCCTTGGAGACTTCGTAGTAGTTATTGACGAGGCTCATTCCCTCATAAATATCCAGTCCTTGCTGGAGACAAGGGCTAGTATTAGAGATATTGAGAATGCTATAAGAGAGATCGAGGAGTATGAACTACCCGAAGAGCTCGGAGAAAAACTACGAGAACTAATAGATCTACTCGCCGGAATCCGTGCTAGCAACAGGCTCAAGAGGCTGGATAAGGACAAACTGCGCGATATACTTGAGGAGCCTGTTATCTGGAGGGATGCTGCCGAAGAGGTTAGGGCAGAAAAGATTAGGGAGAGACTTGAATCGGGCGCTCCTATTTCGCTACGAGTTTATCTCTCAAGGATAGCGGAGCTGACTGCTTCGGTTTGGAAGGAGGATACAGGCGCCTATGTGACTGCATCAAACGGCCACATTATTATAAAGGTCTTGCCCGTTGATCCGTGCTCCATTGTCGGCGATATTGTGGAGAACGCAAGGGCAGCAGTACTGCTAAGCGGGACGCTACCAGATAGGGAGGCCTTGGCAGAGCTTCTCTGCATAAGGAAAAACATTCGCTATCTTGATGTGGAGCGAGAGTTTGGGCCTGTCTTCCCCCTGGAGTATCTTGGAGTTATAGTCACTGCTGAACTTACGTCAAGGTATCGGATGAGAACCATGGACATGTACCGGTTATACGCTGACTATATTGTTTCAACATTCAAGTATATTAGGAAATCGCTTCTAGCGATATACCCTAGCTACGAGTTCATGAGCAATGTGGTAGAGGCAATTAAGCCAAGGCTTGAGGATGATTCTCAAATCATTATTGAGGAGCAAGATACGCGCATAGAGCTTGTAGAGGAAAAAGTGAGGGCAAGGAAGCACGTTCTAATTAATGGTGTTGCCGGAGGCAAGCTGTCTGAAGGTGTAGAGATTCTCAGCGATAAAGGAGAGAGCTTGATCTCTACTGTGTTCATTGCTGGTGTACCATATCCTCAGCCCGATGACTATGTTGAGGATCAGATAAGGGCTCTTTCAGACAGGATAGTCATAAGGAGGGCTAAGACCCTTTTCTACGAAGTCACTGCTGCTATTAGAACTCTTCAGGCTATAGGACGGGCAAGGAGGGGGCCAGGTGATGCGGCTCTTATAGTTCTTGGCGACTACAGGTTCATGAGGCAGCCGTTGAGAAAGCACTTAGGCATCCTAGGGACACGTTACCGTGTAGCTGGTGGCCTTGAGGAGTACAAGGCACTTGTAGCAGATGCTGCCAAAGCACTTGACCTATGA